A region from the Pseudomonas sp. AB6 genome encodes:
- the pilM gene encoding type IV pilus biogenesis protein PilM: MPLLWVLILVTLSITFMFNSEQAIQDRNASVTDVTVASESMLVYRNAVAKYSYSNPAFVGRVPDTLLSFPSWYIKSPNLSNYISGGTSYSFYVGSLPGLAGELAHQTGSINVGTNQNGVLLAPNIANSGIVLPAQIPLGSVVLIQ; encoded by the coding sequence ATGCCTCTTCTGTGGGTTTTGATACTAGTAACGTTATCTATTACTTTCATGTTTAACTCTGAACAAGCTATCCAAGACAGAAATGCTTCGGTCACAGACGTTACGGTGGCTTCAGAAAGTATGTTGGTGTATCGAAACGCTGTTGCAAAATATTCATATTCTAACCCTGCATTTGTGGGCCGCGTTCCTGATACGTTGCTAAGCTTTCCCAGCTGGTACATTAAGTCACCGAACTTGAGTAACTACATTTCAGGCGGCACAAGTTATTCATTTTATGTAGGTTCGTTACCTGGTCTTGCCGGCGAATTGGCACATCAGACCGGATCAATAAATGTAGGAACCAATCAGAACGGTGTCCTACTGGCTCCAAATATAGCCAACTCGGGAATTGTGCTGCCAGCTCAGATCCCTCTCGGATCGGTGGTGCTTATCCAATGA
- the pilV gene encoding shufflon system plasmid conjugative transfer pilus tip adhesin PilV, with translation MEVSKAQFQLLRKQGGFIAIEFMFAIIAFVTLCTIGANMLARYQDSQNYQIAAQQHQTVANAAAKYLKDNFSAVVAVATPTVPAQITTTMLRNTNYLPGGFGDTNAFGQRFLVLARSPAANQLESIVLTTGGETIDEIGTREIAENLGGAGGFIPTTNTSIVQGVRGGWQIALSNYGMNPGVGHNASALFLQDGTLVNDYLYRNAVAGHPEVNTMNTSINVNGNNLNGVNATNTTTLNATTVNTNVENATTTNTTGETTTGGWFRTTGDTGWYSQKWGGGWYMSDPTWLRAYADKSIYTGGQVQAGTLASVGRTTVGEYLQINGIASLGGGCASNGLIGRDVHGLALSCKDGIWRGGGVSGTYQYIGNFVGAVTLTTGSQAAIVQVSGGVDYTCGPNGGSSGVNEFSLVAYVNGSSVAGTSDANPDWSKSGYISFGVPANTAYSIQSYPYSCTGGVFSVFAFLL, from the coding sequence ATGGAAGTATCTAAGGCGCAATTTCAATTGCTTAGAAAGCAAGGCGGATTTATCGCCATCGAGTTCATGTTCGCCATCATCGCTTTTGTTACGTTGTGTACGATTGGCGCTAATATGCTGGCAAGATATCAGGACTCGCAAAATTACCAGATTGCGGCACAGCAGCACCAAACTGTCGCCAATGCTGCAGCCAAGTACCTCAAGGACAATTTCAGCGCCGTCGTAGCAGTGGCAACCCCCACCGTCCCTGCCCAAATTACTACAACGATGCTTCGTAATACCAACTACCTGCCTGGCGGTTTTGGTGACACAAATGCATTCGGGCAAAGATTTTTGGTACTTGCTCGTAGTCCTGCAGCTAATCAACTCGAATCGATTGTCCTCACCACTGGTGGTGAAACGATCGATGAGATAGGCACCCGGGAAATCGCGGAGAACCTAGGAGGGGCGGGCGGGTTCATTCCCACCACTAATACCAGCATCGTTCAGGGCGTGCGCGGAGGTTGGCAGATCGCGCTTAGCAACTATGGGATGAACCCAGGTGTGGGACACAACGCGAGTGCACTTTTTCTTCAAGACGGCACACTGGTCAACGATTACCTCTATCGCAATGCGGTAGCAGGTCATCCTGAAGTCAACACCATGAACACCTCAATCAACGTCAACGGTAATAACCTAAACGGGGTAAATGCCACCAACACCACGACGCTTAACGCAACCACGGTTAATACCAATGTGGAAAATGCCACCACCACAAACACAACAGGTGAAACTACTACGGGCGGTTGGTTTAGAACAACGGGTGATACAGGGTGGTACAGCCAAAAATGGGGCGGTGGCTGGTATATGTCCGATCCAACATGGCTCAGGGCCTATGCAGACAAGAGTATTTATACCGGTGGACAGGTGCAGGCTGGAACGCTTGCATCTGTAGGCCGTACAACGGTAGGCGAATATCTGCAGATCAACGGTATCGCGAGCCTTGGTGGCGGGTGTGCATCTAATGGCCTTATTGGTCGGGATGTACATGGCTTAGCCCTATCTTGTAAAGATGGTATATGGCGCGGTGGCGGGGTTAGTGGAACCTACCAATACATCGGTAACTTCGTAGGAGCTGTGACACTCACGACTGGCTCCCAAGCCGCTATTGTTCAGGTCTCCGGTGGCGTAGATTATACCTGCGGTCCTAACGGCGGCAGCAGCGGGGTGAATGAGTTTAGCTTGGTCGCTTATGTAAACGGTTCATCCGTGGCGGGTACCTCGGACGCGAACCCAGATTGGTCTAAGAGTGGTTATATATCCTTCGGTGTTCCTGCAAACACAGCTTATTCCATCCAGTCATACCCTTATTCGTGTACGGGGGGTGTTTTTTCAGTGTTTGCATTCCTGCTTTAA
- a CDS encoding LPD7 domain-containing protein, whose product MKTSEHPFWLAVPYEEREVARERAGDLANGQSALKWDEEAKLFFARPGSDLERLRDWWPDSSRRAGGGDAEAEFLDALTQEGLVIKGMPVMDGQRQRVATVEDKNGKKSGVYRGYLDRRPGGWFINYHRAETEKSVTNWKATGGEADPITQLHIRAGARQAQEEAGRLREETYVKQTLAAKNLYDRLPAAEPAHPYMVRKGIPPTPDLRQTKNGALVVPFFNASGEFRTLQYISPDGEKFLFKDAPKQGHFLVVGGALTADQPLLYAEGYATARSLNLATGHPVVMTIDAGNMVAVAKVLHEQFPDSTHLFLADFDHAKAENKGLMMATLAAEQVGGQVLYPDFTDEEKARGLTDYNDLHQSRGLDAVRSHVVPVLNQINEGYTMQDDRTPEDSGMSPYLPSETPTIPGEVTAPAPAAKKPRSPRTPKNPMQPQLDEASTATAAVDSQAPLMGLAAGLVEAAEPQSSETLTSEPSPKSEPELLKEASDVAVKAPLATQLTVELGTELTPDERNMLQSQGWTDEQLSDIPADQARSALAGELIDLDNIPLPVAQPEMQVETIDLGATPLPDVKPVLATDVAGTMPAEEPVITPRLVQAGSDEAQPVAQTGGDSIWVGPPRPRNEEAQPKVSQIDKDALLSRLTSELQSDKTVLYKLDGEPAFIDRGMRLEMVDGASQNDEKVLAALLTAAEYYRGRIELTGSDAFQRKAIGLIAQHQLNVTMKNPAQQMQLVEARKALQDTTVERDSINGEPPPAYGASHQPSAEPADSPADAATTVSKPAAAPAPVANPVMGIGEIPQSDARQSAEKKVTQASSNEQPASSDEQPSPGNGFTKTISPEVHQNHQAAQQGVTGKVIAFGSAPFRFEDGNTDSTYIKLRTKTGQQTYWGKELAGLLRETRVQPGKVVTLQWLGKEPVVVRVPIKDDQGVTMRFDEKNAHRNQWSLTVMGGTSVRTGQDDGVKLAAYDVQRFGQVQQALMARTRLDIPLPSTPKDGLFWLTPDGQGSSKTGDALSAPRPGVDNKAAGQPVMSSWSEDGHLDMLLVRGDGPYLQGVVRQDGQFQHVLVSLPGSQDAPAMVFNVLTAAGLVPIGSGNAINRSGGVAVSRENIAFKLDGDTAVRIGKLDKPAEVPPALHARLGFDERWSDDNTLPKSAPAAAPSALPSDPRPA is encoded by the coding sequence ATGAAAACATCAGAACATCCGTTTTGGTTAGCAGTGCCGTATGAGGAGCGCGAAGTCGCCAGAGAGCGCGCCGGAGACTTGGCAAATGGCCAATCGGCGCTCAAATGGGATGAAGAAGCAAAACTGTTTTTTGCGCGGCCCGGTTCTGATCTAGAGCGCTTGCGGGACTGGTGGCCGGACAGCAGCCGCCGCGCCGGTGGGGGGGACGCGGAGGCTGAATTCCTCGATGCCTTGACCCAAGAGGGCTTGGTGATCAAAGGGATGCCGGTGATGGATGGCCAGCGTCAACGGGTGGCGACTGTCGAGGACAAAAACGGGAAAAAAAGCGGTGTATACCGTGGCTATCTTGATCGCCGGCCAGGCGGCTGGTTTATCAACTACCACCGAGCCGAAACGGAAAAATCCGTTACCAACTGGAAAGCAACGGGGGGTGAAGCTGACCCGATCACCCAGTTGCATATCCGCGCCGGAGCTCGACAGGCTCAGGAAGAAGCGGGGCGTTTGCGCGAAGAGACCTACGTTAAACAAACGCTGGCAGCGAAGAATCTCTACGATCGATTGCCTGCGGCCGAACCTGCGCATCCGTATATGGTGCGCAAGGGAATACCTCCTACGCCCGACCTCCGCCAAACAAAAAACGGCGCCCTCGTGGTGCCGTTTTTTAATGCCTCCGGTGAGTTCAGAACTCTGCAATACATCTCACCCGACGGGGAAAAGTTCCTCTTCAAGGATGCGCCCAAACAAGGGCACTTCCTGGTGGTCGGGGGGGCGCTGACGGCAGATCAACCGTTGTTGTACGCCGAAGGGTATGCCACTGCCCGGAGCCTGAATTTGGCCACAGGGCATCCAGTTGTGATGACTATCGATGCCGGAAACATGGTGGCCGTAGCCAAAGTGCTGCATGAGCAATTTCCCGACAGCACTCACCTGTTTCTGGCGGACTTTGACCACGCCAAAGCGGAGAACAAGGGGCTAATGATGGCCACGTTGGCTGCTGAGCAAGTCGGTGGCCAAGTCCTATACCCCGATTTTACCGATGAAGAAAAAGCCCGGGGGCTGACTGATTACAACGATCTTCACCAATCACGAGGCCTTGACGCGGTGCGCAGTCACGTCGTGCCGGTACTCAATCAGATAAATGAGGGTTACACCATGCAGGACGATCGCACACCTGAAGATTCAGGCATGTCGCCATATCTACCTTCCGAAACTCCGACCATTCCCGGTGAGGTCACGGCACCGGCACCGGCCGCTAAAAAGCCCCGTAGCCCCCGCACGCCAAAAAACCCCATGCAACCGCAACTCGACGAAGCATCCACAGCAACCGCTGCCGTGGATTCTCAAGCTCCGCTAATGGGATTAGCAGCAGGCCTGGTAGAGGCAGCGGAACCGCAATCGTCAGAGACGCTTACCTCTGAACCTTCGCCGAAATCCGAGCCCGAATTGCTCAAGGAAGCTTCCGACGTAGCTGTAAAAGCCCCGTTGGCCACACAGTTGACTGTTGAGTTAGGTACTGAACTCACTCCCGACGAGCGCAACATGTTGCAAAGCCAAGGATGGACCGATGAGCAATTGTCGGATATCCCTGCGGACCAGGCTCGGTCCGCACTGGCTGGTGAACTCATTGACCTCGACAACATTCCGCTGCCTGTGGCGCAGCCGGAAATGCAAGTCGAGACGATTGACCTCGGTGCTACCCCGTTGCCGGATGTGAAGCCCGTTTTGGCTACTGACGTAGCCGGAACCATGCCGGCAGAAGAACCGGTGATAACGCCGCGCCTGGTGCAGGCTGGCAGTGACGAAGCGCAGCCGGTGGCACAGACCGGCGGCGATTCGATCTGGGTAGGTCCACCTCGACCACGGAATGAAGAGGCACAGCCAAAAGTTAGTCAAATCGACAAAGATGCACTTCTGTCGCGGCTCACCAGTGAATTGCAAAGCGACAAGACGGTGCTTTACAAGCTCGATGGCGAGCCGGCGTTCATCGATCGGGGCATGCGCCTAGAAATGGTCGATGGTGCCAGCCAAAATGATGAGAAGGTGCTGGCAGCGCTGCTGACTGCTGCAGAGTATTACCGGGGACGGATCGAGCTGACTGGTAGCGATGCGTTTCAAAGAAAGGCGATCGGTTTGATTGCCCAGCATCAGCTCAATGTGACGATGAAAAATCCTGCTCAGCAAATGCAGCTGGTAGAGGCTCGCAAAGCCTTGCAAGACACGACCGTGGAAAGGGATTCTATCAACGGGGAGCCGCCGCCGGCATACGGCGCATCGCATCAACCGTCTGCGGAGCCGGCGGACTCCCCGGCGGACGCAGCAACTACCGTGAGCAAACCTGCAGCAGCTCCCGCGCCAGTAGCCAACCCGGTAATGGGCATTGGCGAGATTCCGCAATCAGATGCTCGCCAGTCGGCCGAAAAAAAAGTGACTCAGGCATCCTCGAATGAACAGCCTGCTTCGAGCGACGAGCAGCCTTCCCCGGGGAATGGCTTCACGAAAACCATCTCACCTGAAGTCCATCAGAACCATCAAGCTGCACAGCAGGGCGTTACCGGCAAGGTGATTGCATTTGGGAGCGCGCCATTCCGCTTTGAAGATGGCAATACCGACAGTACATACATCAAGCTGCGTACCAAAACGGGCCAGCAGACATACTGGGGCAAGGAATTAGCAGGTTTGCTACGCGAAACGCGTGTTCAGCCTGGCAAGGTGGTCACCTTGCAGTGGCTAGGCAAAGAGCCAGTCGTCGTTCGCGTGCCCATCAAGGATGATCAAGGCGTCACCATGCGTTTTGATGAAAAAAATGCGCACCGCAACCAATGGTCGTTGACGGTGATGGGTGGTACATCGGTCCGCACCGGGCAAGATGACGGTGTGAAACTGGCGGCTTACGACGTTCAGCGCTTTGGTCAGGTTCAGCAAGCGTTGATGGCCCGGACGCGATTGGATATCCCGCTGCCTTCGACGCCAAAAGATGGTCTGTTTTGGTTGACCCCGGACGGGCAAGGAAGCTCCAAAACTGGTGATGCGCTGTCGGCACCACGTCCAGGCGTCGACAACAAAGCAGCAGGGCAGCCTGTGATGAGCAGTTGGTCTGAGGATGGCCACCTTGACATGCTCCTGGTGCGTGGTGATGGTCCTTATTTGCAAGGTGTAGTGCGTCAAGATGGGCAATTTCAGCATGTGCTGGTGAGCCTTCCAGGTAGTCAAGACGCACCGGCGATGGTGTTTAACGTGCTTACAGCTGCGGGTCTGGTTCCGATTGGCAGCGGCAATGCAATTAACCGCTCAGGCGGAGTCGCTGTCTCACGCGAAAACATTGCGTTCAAACTGGATGGCGACACTGCGGTGCGTATCGGCAAGCTTGATAAGCCCGCTGAAGTACCGCCGGCACTGCATGCGCGCCTCGGGTTTGATGAACGCTGGAGTGATGACAATACGCTCCCAAAGTCCGCACCGGCGGCGGCACCCTCAGCACTGCCAAGCGATCCCCGCCCGGCGTAA
- a CDS encoding phospholipase D family protein, which produces MFWAVLLNVAQAAQAAQAAQVQVGFSPEGGAEVLVVNVIQAAQQQIRLMGYSFTSPKVVKALIAAKERGVDVQIVLDAHGNEGKGSRAAMNVIANAGIPLRTDAAYKIQHDKVIISDGQNVETGSFNYSTAAAKSNSENALVMWGFPEVASVYLQHWKSRWDQGKPYQSTY; this is translated from the coding sequence ATGTTCTGGGCTGTGCTGCTAAACGTGGCACAGGCGGCACAGGCGGCACAGGCGGCACAGGTGCAGGTAGGTTTTTCGCCAGAAGGAGGCGCTGAAGTCCTGGTGGTCAACGTCATCCAGGCCGCGCAACAGCAGATCAGGCTAATGGGCTACAGCTTTACCTCGCCCAAGGTAGTCAAGGCCCTCATTGCCGCCAAAGAGCGCGGGGTCGATGTTCAGATTGTGCTCGATGCGCACGGCAACGAAGGCAAAGGCAGCCGCGCGGCGATGAACGTAATCGCGAATGCGGGCATACCACTGCGCACTGACGCGGCATACAAGATCCAGCACGACAAAGTGATCATCAGCGATGGTCAAAATGTTGAGACAGGATCCTTCAACTATTCCACCGCAGCGGCCAAATCAAACAGCGAAAACGCGCTGGTGATGTGGGGGTTTCCTGAGGTGGCCAGCGTCTATCTGCAGCATTGGAAATCGCGCTGGGATCAGGGCAAACCCTACCAGTCGACCTACTAG
- a CDS encoding type IV secretion system DotC family protein, which translates to MKKSLLTLVLIQGLMGCVQTPSSTPSDAPPALDSYLSTTRPASADVSDTRRQLLEEAGRTVGFRGGKAQRAWELRQALEKRFGRLELMYDFRTLISSEGWLPPVVDEAVDVAHITPGQIHLASHVYEIIAPERFVSNPPSWRSWLLAGLATMPTDGPESSVLPENVVQKGLWQAAIRQGWDEGRISADHTLEANFNRLKRDYTGMLLYSFVLREGLMTKPVVTDQQQTVTGDRQKLTTGDRVRTLKENAGFIPDKTQWRPVIRRAQP; encoded by the coding sequence GTGAAAAAATCACTCCTGACGCTTGTCTTAATTCAGGGCCTGATGGGATGTGTACAGACGCCTTCATCTACGCCATCGGATGCGCCGCCGGCGCTGGACAGCTACCTGAGTACAACACGACCAGCATCGGCCGATGTTTCGGACACGCGCAGGCAGCTACTTGAAGAAGCTGGGCGCACAGTGGGTTTTCGCGGAGGTAAAGCCCAGCGCGCCTGGGAATTGCGACAGGCGCTCGAAAAGCGCTTTGGTCGCCTTGAGCTGATGTACGACTTTCGGACGTTGATCAGCTCCGAAGGGTGGCTACCGCCGGTGGTTGATGAGGCAGTTGACGTGGCTCACATCACTCCGGGGCAGATTCACCTAGCCTCTCACGTTTACGAAATCATTGCCCCAGAACGGTTTGTCAGTAATCCACCGTCCTGGCGCAGTTGGCTTCTGGCTGGGTTAGCCACCATGCCGACAGATGGGCCGGAGTCTTCAGTGCTGCCAGAAAATGTCGTGCAAAAGGGCCTGTGGCAAGCCGCGATTCGGCAGGGTTGGGATGAAGGGCGGATAAGCGCGGACCATACGCTTGAAGCCAATTTTAACCGTCTCAAGCGCGATTATACGGGCATGTTGTTGTACTCCTTTGTCCTGCGCGAAGGCCTGATGACCAAGCCTGTTGTCACCGACCAACAGCAAACAGTAACGGGCGACCGTCAGAAACTTACCACCGGCGATCGCGTTCGCACACTGAAGGAGAATGCCGGTTTTATCCCCGACAAAACCCAGTGGCGTCCGGTCATACGCAGAGCGCAGCCATGA
- a CDS encoding DotD/TraH family lipoprotein (Members of this family include DotD of type IVB secretion systems and TraH of plasmid conjugative plasmid systems, both lipoproteins.), which translates to MKLFIFAAPAVALLLAGCQAFYEKAPVQPATPDPALIRVIAQQQVLWQEGVMNTQSPLPADAIHFDGDLVSVTWSADAVELLSHLARQRDVRFTWAGVRLPLPVNVHASAVTYENLLHLIEMQTAWRATLHEWPGELALVFAQPQPTAGGRQ; encoded by the coding sequence ATGAAGCTCTTTATTTTCGCTGCGCCTGCGGTGGCCTTGCTGCTGGCCGGCTGCCAGGCTTTTTACGAAAAAGCCCCGGTACAACCCGCTACGCCTGATCCTGCGTTAATCCGGGTGATCGCGCAGCAGCAAGTGTTGTGGCAAGAAGGGGTGATGAATACCCAGTCACCGCTGCCGGCGGATGCTATCCATTTCGACGGTGACCTGGTGTCAGTGACGTGGAGCGCTGATGCAGTTGAACTGCTGTCGCATTTGGCCCGTCAACGAGATGTGCGCTTCACCTGGGCCGGTGTGCGTCTTCCGTTGCCCGTCAATGTGCATGCCAGTGCCGTTACCTATGAAAATCTGTTGCACCTGATCGAAATGCAGACCGCCTGGCGCGCCACGTTGCATGAGTGGCCGGGTGAATTGGCGTTGGTGTTTGCGCAGCCACAACCAACGGCAGGGGGGCGTCAGTGA
- a CDS encoding lytic transglycosylase domain-containing protein — translation MRSVWFYLVLLMPLPASAFCFQEAGQRYKVDPILLEAIGIHESKLQQHAVNRNVDASGKLLSTDYGVMQINTDNANHLIRMGLIRRPADLLADACFNVQAGAWVLARHLRVCGNTWRCLGSYNAGFHPSAVQEKKRLRYAQEIRTIYNRLKALGPTPANLAIR, via the coding sequence ATGAGGTCAGTTTGGTTCTACCTGGTTTTGTTAATGCCACTTCCTGCTTCGGCTTTCTGTTTTCAGGAGGCCGGTCAGCGTTACAAGGTTGACCCGATACTGCTGGAAGCGATTGGGATCCATGAAAGTAAACTGCAGCAGCACGCGGTGAACCGTAACGTCGACGCGAGCGGCAAATTGCTCAGCACTGATTACGGCGTGATGCAAATTAATACCGATAACGCCAACCACTTGATTCGCATGGGGCTGATTCGCCGTCCCGCAGACCTGTTAGCCGACGCATGTTTTAACGTTCAGGCCGGGGCTTGGGTGTTGGCCCGCCATCTGCGAGTTTGTGGCAACACGTGGCGTTGTCTGGGCTCTTACAACGCAGGTTTCCACCCTTCAGCTGTTCAAGAGAAAAAGCGTCTGCGCTACGCGCAAGAAATTCGCACGATTTACAACCGCCTGAAAGCGCTTGGCCCTACTCCGGCCAACCTCGCAATCCGTTAA
- the icmT gene encoding IcmT/TraK family protein, with protein MNDSSDNEPIGFWRNASRPLSVYGVPAPLFLLYLFWFRFPSLNTIYVITAIIGGFRVLSFFGWTLKVLVTRLVYLARGKQLSGRPWWYRRFTEGD; from the coding sequence ATGAACGACAGCTCAGATAACGAGCCGATCGGCTTTTGGCGCAATGCCTCCCGACCTTTGAGCGTTTATGGCGTCCCGGCACCGCTGTTTCTTTTGTACCTGTTCTGGTTTCGATTTCCATCCCTGAACACGATCTATGTCATCACGGCAATTATCGGCGGTTTTCGCGTGCTGTCGTTTTTCGGCTGGACGCTCAAGGTACTGGTCACCCGCCTGGTGTATTTGGCACGCGGAAAACAGCTATCCGGTCGGCCATGGTGGTATCGGCGCTTTACCGAGGGGGATTGA
- the traJ gene encoding plasmid transfer ATPase TraJ, with amino-acid sequence MTDTAIFEPFPFEGGLNSLTLRDFFVWCARQNVSDIHIQGGNHLVVGHHGRLQKASRFVLADDILSKLVDEIFNPEVRATVRGGRPVDRALQLDGDINQRYGLERGERLRFRCNFVQATAGRLDTTLALTMRIIPSLIPELTKMGLENDLFEALLPSNGIGLIGGITGSGKSTLLASTYRYCLDHDPDRKITTIEDPIEYIFGRTGDILEPTQLQIGRDVATYGDGIRAALRRAPSIIGVGEMRDLDTLSAGILAGQLGHFNLTTVHIHSPGEAIPRCLTLVPAEMREATARDLLGVLQYIVVQKLLRTTDGQRQAAREYIIFDDPLRTKLAGMPYVQWGQHIDSIIRMERRRIADQAWRLYQENRIDRRELASAMTTYQLRELEKEKSS; translated from the coding sequence ATGACAGACACCGCGATTTTTGAACCCTTCCCCTTTGAAGGCGGGTTGAACAGCCTCACGTTGCGCGACTTTTTCGTGTGGTGCGCCCGACAAAACGTCAGCGATATCCATATCCAGGGTGGTAATCACCTTGTTGTTGGTCATCACGGGCGGCTTCAAAAGGCCAGTCGGTTCGTTTTGGCAGATGACATATTGTCGAAATTGGTGGACGAAATTTTCAACCCCGAGGTTCGCGCTACGGTGCGAGGCGGGCGTCCTGTGGATCGGGCGCTGCAGCTCGATGGCGATATTAACCAGCGTTACGGTCTGGAGCGGGGAGAGCGGTTGCGTTTTCGGTGCAACTTCGTTCAGGCAACTGCTGGCCGGCTGGATACAACGCTCGCCCTGACGATGCGGATCATTCCATCGCTAATTCCCGAATTGACGAAGATGGGCCTTGAAAATGATCTGTTCGAGGCCCTGTTACCGTCCAACGGCATAGGCCTGATCGGAGGGATAACAGGCTCGGGAAAAAGCACTCTGCTTGCATCGACCTACCGCTACTGCCTGGATCATGACCCTGACCGCAAGATCACCACGATCGAAGATCCGATCGAATACATCTTTGGTCGCACCGGTGACATTTTGGAGCCGACGCAGCTGCAGATCGGGCGTGATGTGGCCACCTATGGCGATGGCATCCGAGCGGCCTTGCGCCGTGCGCCATCGATTATCGGCGTGGGTGAAATGCGTGACTTAGACACCTTGTCTGCCGGGATTCTCGCGGGCCAGCTGGGGCACTTCAACCTTACAACCGTGCACATTCATTCGCCAGGTGAGGCGATTCCTCGCTGTCTGACTTTGGTACCGGCTGAAATGCGTGAAGCAACTGCTCGCGACTTGCTTGGCGTGCTGCAGTACATCGTGGTGCAAAAGCTCTTGCGGACCACCGACGGCCAGCGTCAGGCAGCGCGGGAATACATCATCTTCGACGATCCGCTTCGCACGAAGCTGGCGGGCATGCCCTACGTCCAGTGGGGCCAACACATTGACAGCATCATCCGTATGGAAAGACGCCGCATCGCTGACCAGGCTTGGCGGCTTTACCAAGAGAACCGCATTGACCGACGCGAACTGGCTTCAGCCATGACGACGTATCAGTTGCGAGAACTGGAAAAGGAGAAAAGCTCGTGA
- a CDS encoding Soluble lytic murein transglycosylase, giving the protein MRKIMLLLSVVASANATAETPPPAYQIAALPQGVPPAVLYAVAKVESNFKIRIGYYPWPWTLNIKGKGSYFATRAEACGAVMEGLRQYGKYGVDIGLTQQNWGWIGSQHYVHPCDALSPSDNLATAAIELRKCFDKEGDWVRAAGCYHRPAGGEPARVYREIFSQKYRQVIGLN; this is encoded by the coding sequence ATGAGAAAGATCATGCTTCTACTCTCCGTTGTCGCCAGCGCTAACGCGACCGCTGAAACACCTCCTCCGGCCTATCAAATCGCGGCACTACCTCAGGGTGTTCCCCCTGCTGTTTTATATGCCGTGGCTAAAGTAGAGAGCAATTTCAAAATAAGAATCGGCTATTACCCTTGGCCCTGGACCTTAAACATTAAGGGGAAGGGCAGTTATTTTGCGACGCGCGCTGAGGCCTGTGGCGCGGTCATGGAAGGTTTACGGCAGTACGGCAAATACGGGGTGGATATAGGGCTGACGCAGCAGAATTGGGGTTGGATCGGCTCACAGCACTATGTCCATCCCTGCGATGCGTTGTCACCGAGTGACAACCTAGCCACCGCCGCAATCGAGTTACGAAAATGCTTCGATAAGGAGGGCGATTGGGTGAGGGCCGCTGGGTGTTATCACCGGCCAGCCGGAGGCGAACCTGCCCGAGTTTATCGGGAAATTTTCAGCCAAAAATACCGCCAAGTAATTGGCCTGAACTAG